A single region of the Latilactobacillus curvatus JCM 1096 = DSM 20019 genome encodes:
- the amaP gene encoding alkaline shock response membrane anchor protein AmaP yields MNKLTKVVISLASLLGLCQVAWFITLIYPLQQSNKQFMNLSWLPEQWVGNFGLGLGVLSGLIFLYLLLLALFSPPKKRQMIIKTDKGELALSRKAVEKTVTQAIIEKHRVKEVLVHTTFKGRHPKVTADVQAVTVDRNDLDQQARAVKETVQQALQTIFEMPIKAVNVKLSPLSNQAKSDVR; encoded by the coding sequence ATGAATAAATTAACTAAAGTGGTGATCAGTTTAGCCAGTTTGCTTGGGTTGTGTCAGGTAGCGTGGTTTATCACATTAATCTATCCACTACAACAATCCAATAAGCAATTTATGAATCTTAGTTGGCTACCCGAACAATGGGTCGGTAATTTTGGACTTGGATTAGGAGTGCTTAGCGGCTTAATTTTCTTATATTTACTGCTATTGGCATTATTCAGTCCACCGAAAAAACGCCAAATGATCATCAAGACCGATAAAGGTGAACTAGCACTTTCCCGCAAAGCGGTTGAAAAAACAGTGACACAAGCTATTATTGAAAAACACCGTGTTAAGGAAGTGTTAGTCCATACGACGTTTAAAGGCCGACATCCAAAAGTGACTGCCGACGTTCAAGCGGTCACAGTGGATCGCAACGATCTCGATCAACAAGCACGGGCAGTTAAAGAAACGGTACAGCAAGCATTACAAACAATCTTTGAGATGCCGATTAAAGCAGTGAATGTCAAACTATCACCGCTAAGTAATCAGGCAAAAAGTGATGTGAGGTGA
- a CDS encoding GlsB/YeaQ/YmgE family stress response membrane protein: protein MLHWLWVLIIGALIGVIAGALTSRDLPAGWIGNIVGGLVGAWLGQSLFGSWGPQLAGMALIPSIIGAVIVVFVVSLLFTRRKS, encoded by the coding sequence ATGTTACATTGGTTATGGGTTTTAATTATTGGCGCTTTAATTGGGGTGATTGCGGGGGCATTGACAAGTCGTGATTTACCTGCAGGTTGGATCGGCAATATCGTCGGTGGGTTAGTCGGCGCCTGGCTAGGCCAATCATTGTTTGGCAGCTGGGGACCACAGCTTGCCGGGATGGCCTTAATTCCATCCATTATCGGTGCCGTGATTGTCGTTTTCGTTGTTTCATTATTATTCACACGTAGAAAATCCTAA
- a CDS encoding PTS sugar transporter subunit IIA has translation MKLFSRKPKELELHAIVDGPVIPLKQVTDAVFSTKMMGDGFAVNPSDSHIYSPVDGIISSVFPTKHALGITTKTGVELLLHLGLDTVELNGAPFTIHVQEGDPVTTDQLLVEIDLAALASAGKEATSMVIVTNIDDISGVNAPLTTSGHHGEVAQIINL, from the coding sequence ATGAAACTATTCTCACGTAAACCCAAAGAACTCGAATTACACGCTATTGTAGATGGACCCGTCATCCCGCTCAAACAAGTAACCGACGCCGTTTTTTCAACAAAAATGATGGGTGATGGTTTTGCAGTAAACCCTAGTGATAGTCATATCTACTCACCAGTGGACGGTATTATCTCTAGTGTTTTCCCAACAAAACACGCACTTGGGATTACAACCAAAACGGGCGTTGAATTATTACTCCACCTTGGCTTGGATACCGTTGAATTAAACGGTGCGCCGTTCACCATTCACGTTCAAGAAGGCGATCCGGTGACAACAGACCAGTTATTAGTTGAAATCGACTTAGCTGCGCTTGCTTCTGCGGGTAAAGAAGCAACCAGTATGGTGATTGTAACCAACATAGACGATATCAGCGGTGTTAATGCCCCCCTAACAACTAGCGGACACCACGGTGAGGTTGCACAAATCATTAACTTATAA
- a CDS encoding SDR family oxidoreductase, with protein MGKPDLKDPRTLYRTEPFQEQEQASPALQDQMHPKPDCGEEHYRGAQRLLDRKVLITGGDSGIGRAVAIAFAREGADIALQYLPGEEVDAQEVAQLVRDAGRKIALIPADFRKPQIASQVVETAQQQIGTLDTLVLNAAQQIAHPSITELPIEQVQDSFNVNVVAMYALVQAALPQLPAGGSILTTTSVQAFNPSPHLLDYAATKAAIKNFTINLAQQLADKGIRVNGVAPGPIWTPLQLAQGQLEGALPKFGQNTLLERAGQPAELAPLYVFLASNAASYITGQIYGVTGGESIN; from the coding sequence ATGGGTAAACCAGATTTAAAAGATCCGCGAACACTTTATCGGACAGAGCCATTTCAAGAACAAGAACAAGCTAGTCCGGCATTGCAAGATCAAATGCATCCCAAGCCAGATTGTGGCGAAGAACACTACCGTGGTGCACAACGGTTACTAGATCGTAAAGTGCTGATTACCGGAGGAGATTCTGGTATCGGTCGCGCAGTTGCAATTGCGTTTGCCCGAGAAGGAGCAGACATTGCATTGCAATATTTGCCAGGTGAAGAAGTGGATGCACAAGAAGTGGCTCAATTGGTGCGAGATGCAGGGCGTAAAATCGCATTGATCCCAGCTGATTTTCGGAAACCACAGATTGCTAGCCAAGTAGTGGAAACCGCGCAGCAGCAAATTGGCACACTTGACACATTAGTCTTAAACGCAGCTCAACAAATTGCGCATCCATCAATTACCGAATTACCAATAGAACAAGTTCAAGATAGTTTTAACGTTAATGTGGTTGCGATGTATGCGCTTGTGCAAGCAGCATTGCCTCAATTACCGGCTGGCGGCAGTATTCTGACGACCACTTCAGTGCAAGCCTTTAATCCGAGTCCGCATTTGTTAGATTATGCAGCAACAAAAGCAGCAATCAAGAATTTTACGATCAATCTAGCGCAACAATTAGCGGATAAAGGTATTCGGGTCAACGGGGTTGCACCAGGTCCGATTTGGACACCGTTACAGTTGGCTCAAGGACAACTGGAAGGGGCTTTGCCTAAGTTTGGGCAGAATACATTGCTAGAAAGAGCCGGCCAACCGGCGGAATTAGCACCGCTATATGTTTTTTTAGCAAGCAACGCAGCAAGCTATATTACCGGTCAAATTTACGGCGTTACCGGTGGCGAATCAATTAATTAA
- a CDS encoding C69 family dipeptidase, whose protein sequence is MQKPIKGSCTTVLVGKKASIDGSTMISRNDDGHEALDPQRFVVVNPEDQPRNYQAVISGVQIQLPDNPMRYTSIPNSLLTNGIWPAAGINSENITMSATETITTNPRIQGLDPFVPGGIGEEDIVTLVLPYIHSAQEGVERLGALLEEFGTYEPNGIAFSDKDSVWWLETIGGHHWVAVRIPDDAYVVAPNRMNINHFDFDSADTLCSADLKTLIDDNHLNPDFEGYNLRHIFGSASIKDTVYNNPRTWYGQQYFNPEIKQDPMDQDLPFICHANRKISIEDVKFVLSAHFENTEYDPYGSAPEDVKTRFRPIGINRNHNVHILQVRNNVPAEIAGIQWLAYGANTFNTVVPFYTNINDTPESYKNATGIFDLNNMYWLSCTTALLGDTDYDFYVDMRNTFELEAMSAYHVIQNETDKAFTDQKDAAAFLEAANNKLASESLKRQTALLGQMVISGSEHMKLRYNLND, encoded by the coding sequence ATGCAAAAACCAATTAAAGGGTCATGTACCACGGTCTTAGTCGGCAAAAAAGCTTCCATCGACGGTTCAACCATGATTTCTAGAAATGATGATGGCCACGAAGCTTTGGATCCACAACGCTTTGTTGTGGTCAATCCTGAAGACCAACCCCGGAATTATCAAGCGGTGATTAGCGGCGTTCAAATCCAATTGCCTGATAACCCAATGCGCTATACCTCAATTCCTAACTCATTATTGACGAACGGGATTTGGCCAGCTGCTGGGATTAACAGTGAAAACATCACGATGTCTGCCACAGAAACGATTACCACTAACCCCCGGATTCAAGGGCTTGATCCTTTTGTCCCTGGTGGCATCGGTGAAGAAGATATTGTAACATTAGTCTTGCCTTACATCCACAGTGCTCAAGAAGGGGTCGAACGTTTAGGCGCCCTCCTTGAAGAATTCGGCACATACGAACCAAACGGGATTGCCTTTTCTGACAAAGACAGTGTTTGGTGGCTTGAAACAATCGGTGGTCATCACTGGGTTGCTGTTCGCATCCCTGATGATGCATACGTGGTTGCCCCTAACCGGATGAACATCAATCATTTCGACTTTGATTCAGCCGACACGCTTTGCTCAGCTGATTTAAAAACATTAATTGATGACAACCACTTAAATCCTGACTTTGAAGGCTACAATCTCCGTCATATTTTCGGCAGTGCTTCAATCAAAGATACGGTTTATAACAACCCACGAACATGGTACGGTCAACAATACTTCAATCCAGAAATCAAACAAGATCCAATGGACCAAGATTTACCATTCATCTGCCATGCCAACCGCAAGATTTCAATCGAAGACGTCAAGTTCGTCTTGAGCGCTCACTTTGAAAATACAGAATACGATCCTTACGGTAGCGCCCCTGAAGATGTTAAAACTCGTTTCCGGCCAATCGGAATTAACCGGAATCACAACGTGCATATTTTACAAGTGCGCAACAACGTGCCTGCTGAAATTGCCGGTATTCAATGGTTAGCTTATGGTGCCAATACATTTAACACCGTCGTGCCATTCTACACGAATATCAACGACACACCAGAATCATACAAGAATGCCACAGGTATTTTTGACTTGAACAACATGTACTGGTTAAGCTGTACAACCGCCTTACTTGGCGATACAGATTACGACTTCTACGTTGATATGCGTAACACCTTCGAACTCGAAGCAATGAGTGCCTATCACGTGATCCAAAACGAAACCGACAAGGCCTTCACTGATCAAAAAGACGCTGCAGCCTTCTTGGAAGCCGCTAATAACAAATTAGCCAGCGAATCACTTAAACGCCAAACAGCCCTACTTGGCCAAATGGTGATTTCAGGCTCAGAACACATGAAATTACGCTATAACTTGAACGACTAA
- a CDS encoding Asp23/Gls24 family envelope stress response protein has translation MVEQAHLDEVMANSKLTFEDAVIAKIAGKTAQNIDGLLSMNGNFFSDIADRFRNDSDPTKGISVEVGEKQVAIDMTIILEYGRNARDVFERLTAAVTEAVESMTGLSVVEVNSHVSDIMTKKEWQQQGSNPKKSDSEKRVQ, from the coding sequence ATGGTAGAACAAGCACATTTAGATGAAGTGATGGCCAATAGCAAATTGACTTTTGAAGATGCTGTAATCGCCAAAATTGCTGGTAAGACAGCGCAAAACATTGATGGCTTATTATCGATGAACGGTAATTTCTTCAGTGATATTGCGGATCGTTTTAGAAACGATAGTGATCCAACGAAGGGCATCAGTGTGGAAGTTGGCGAAAAACAGGTCGCAATCGACATGACCATTATTTTGGAATACGGCCGGAATGCACGGGATGTTTTCGAACGATTAACAGCTGCAGTGACTGAAGCTGTCGAATCAATGACCGGTTTGAGTGTTGTCGAAGTTAACAGCCATGTCAGTGACATTATGACTAAGAAAGAATGGCAACAACAAGGCAGTAATCCAAAGAAAAGTGATTCTGAAAAACGCGTTCAATAA
- a CDS encoding Asp23/Gls24 family envelope stress response protein — translation MDKPNKPMDKMMDKTMDQHTEKIEKELNFSDGVIEKIAGQTVHDIDGVLELSGGMMSQLADRFRDQEDPTKGVDADIDNQEVTIELDAILEYGKSAPDIFEQTIERIAKSVHQMTGLNVTKIKMNVSDLMTKKEWAAKQDSPKEDK, via the coding sequence ATGGATAAACCAAACAAACCAATGGATAAAATGATGGATAAGACAATGGATCAACATACCGAAAAAATCGAAAAAGAATTGAACTTCTCGGATGGTGTGATTGAAAAAATTGCGGGCCAAACGGTGCATGACATCGATGGCGTCTTAGAATTATCAGGCGGGATGATGAGTCAATTAGCTGATCGTTTCAGAGACCAAGAAGATCCGACAAAGGGCGTCGACGCTGATATTGATAACCAAGAAGTAACGATTGAATTGGATGCCATCTTGGAATACGGTAAATCAGCGCCAGACATCTTCGAACAAACAATTGAACGCATCGCTAAATCAGTACATCAAATGACTGGTTTAAACGTGACGAAGATTAAAATGAATGTCTCTGACTTGATGACCAAGAAAGAATGGGCAGCAAAACAAGATTCTCCAAAAGAAGATAAATAA
- a CDS encoding MurR/RpiR family transcriptional regulator yields the protein MESILFSIQKKLPTLTKTEQRLAQYVLAHPVQVPTMTTSAFAKAANVSAATVARFGKTLCGQGGFPALKLRLSSEGNTDQRLFDEINPTDTTTDLKNKLTFRINQAITETNHRLKNDALEESAMILHSKQTIFIYGLGASNVAAEDLQQKLLRVGKSVIQSLDTHLLAAALTTQKTQAALILISNSGEKQEPLQLAKIAQQLNIPIIVLTHNNQSQIAQLATITLQHDDSTENSQLRSAATTSLIAQLYAVDLLYYSFLEQDFTANTNQLADSSNVISEYFTK from the coding sequence TCCCAACTTTAACCAAAACAGAACAGCGGCTTGCTCAATACGTACTTGCCCATCCAGTACAAGTACCGACAATGACAACTAGTGCGTTTGCAAAAGCGGCTAACGTTAGTGCAGCGACTGTCGCTCGCTTTGGTAAAACACTCTGTGGTCAAGGTGGCTTTCCAGCACTCAAATTACGACTTTCATCTGAAGGGAATACCGATCAACGGCTCTTCGATGAAATTAATCCGACCGATACAACAACTGACTTAAAAAATAAACTAACTTTTCGAATTAACCAAGCGATTACTGAAACCAATCATCGGCTCAAGAATGACGCGCTCGAAGAATCCGCAATGATTCTCCACTCGAAACAAACCATTTTCATTTATGGGCTTGGTGCTTCAAACGTTGCCGCTGAGGATTTACAACAAAAACTACTGCGCGTTGGTAAATCTGTCATTCAATCACTTGATACGCATCTACTGGCAGCAGCACTAACCACACAGAAAACACAGGCAGCACTTATCTTAATTTCTAACTCTGGCGAAAAACAAGAGCCTCTGCAACTTGCTAAAATTGCACAACAACTTAATATTCCAATTATTGTTTTAACTCATAATAATCAAAGTCAAATCGCACAGTTAGCAACCATCACGTTACAGCATGATGATAGTACTGAAAACAGTCAGCTAAGAAGCGCGGCAACGACTTCATTAATTGCACAGCTTTACGCTGTCGACCTACTCTATTACAGTTTCTTAGAACAAGATTTCACCGCTAATACGAACCAATTAGCTGATTCATCGAACGTTATCAGCGAATATTTTACTAAGTAG